A region of the Sminthopsis crassicaudata isolate SCR6 chromosome 6, ASM4859323v1, whole genome shotgun sequence genome:
ACATAAAGTCAGAAAGGTGAATTCGAATCCAGTCACCATCACTTATTAGAAATGTGATTTTAGATACtattacctcagttttttcatttttaaactgaTAATATTAGTAGCACCTACCTTTCCTGctcccaatcttttttttattggttttcacattttatttgttCCAAATTATAtgggaaacaaaaataatatctaattgtcatgttttataattttaagttCAAACTTTTCATCCACATATCTCTTATTCCTTATGTATGAATGAGAAGCAAACACTTTGATAAAGGATCTTCGTGCACAGTCATGTAAAACATCtccatactaattttcaaaagaaaacaaaaataaaaacaaaataaaataactgtaaagggctgaaactcttgagtcaattcACTGGGgttggacaatcgagcacttgaggctaattattgATTGGGCAATACTCtataggaatatgcttggaaaatggcacttcccactatcctgtgctggcccaattgtttggtgtatacaaagaattgtgggagggattaggaggttcagggagactagccagggtcacttctggaaGAGAGACAAtgaggtgaggtcacagagatcccaCGGGTCCACTCTCTTTACTTCTACCTCTAAAGCCCttctgcttatcctgactctggatgattctaaggtacccagggtgctaaCGCGGTCATCACAAATAACATTATATTTCAAACTTAATTCAGAGTGGATCAGTTCTGTTTCTTGAGGGAGATACAATTATTATCGGATGCCTtgtagaattgttttggatttttatattgctttgtattatataggtctttttcccttttctgaaatgtttttgcCTCCCCCAATCTTGATCTTCCCTGCAGGAAATGATGGATGACAAAGATCACTACATAAACACTTACCACATCTTCTCGAAGGACTTCCAGAAATTGCCGGCGATCCTAGAATGTAATAGTGTCATCAACTGGAAACAAAGTCTCACCATCCAAGGTAACATATTGAAggtgaaagaaaaatagttttatttgagcctcacaacaacccagtgagGAATGCACTCCTGGGATTGTAAAGGAAAAAGCTTAGGCTCAGAGTAAGTGACTTTGCCAAGGACTATATAGCttcagaagcagaatttgtgGTAAAATCTTTCTGAGTAGGAGGCCAGTGATCAATTCCATGTTTTATGCTTACTCTTTATACTGTACCATACTATGTTTAGATATAAACAAGGAGAAATATAATATGATGTGTGCTCTGAAAGACTTTACAATTTACATAAATAATGTCTATTATACCATGAGAACATGATAGGAGAGATAGGGAGTAAAGGTGTTATAACCAGTTtgagatagagaaactgagggtTAGAGAGATAAAGTGCCTGTCCAGGGAAATACAGGTGATAAGAGAGAATGATGTTTGATCTTGGACCTATTGATTACAAATCCATTGCTCTTTGACATATAGCCCTTCAATCTTGAACCAAAATCCTGATGTACAAATAGTATTGGGTTGTAGGAAGAACCCCAGATTCAGAGTCAGAATGTATGATTTCTCATCCTGGCTCCATCTCTTCCTTAGTGGGTGATACTTAATTTTGGGatacttaatttctttctctggaagatgAGGGGACTGAAATGGAGGATCTTCAATGCCTCTTTCTTCTTATAATGCTATTATTCTTCTTGTTTAAGCTGAAGTTCTATGTAAGTTGAAGAGagatttcttttcattgttgaCTAGAGAAAGCTTTGCAGACCACTGAGTACTACTTGCATCTGAGCATGAACACTAAAGACTGAGTCAATAAAGAGCGACACATTTCTGCAATCAGTTATTTCTCTTGTCCCTCATGTGCCTTTGCTCAGTTAAATATGGGAAAAGCCAGACAGATGCTGTAGAATAGTGACTAATCTAGTTTGCTGGATAGGAAAGTAGTGATGATGTTTAAGATTATTAAATGATTCCCTGAAAGAGGAGTTAGACACCATGTAGTCAAAATCcttaattaaatgagaaaaatcagcAGAATTCTTAGCATGATTCCAGGCCCATCATAAGTGCTAGATAAATACTTGCTTTCTATCTCTGTTCTTATTTTTACATATGGAGatactgagtcccagagaggaaaaaaagaaaaacaatgtccTGTGATATAAGTCCCATTTCCCCCTCACACTCATTGCACCTTTTCCATAACAAGGCAATAAAATCCTTGTGGATTTTCCATAACAAGGCAATAAAATAGTGTGATGgacatgaaatcaggaagacattctgcctcagacactagctaagtcatttaacttttcttcagtttcctcacctgcaaaattatagattttgaaatctcttttagCCTTAAATCTCTGAGCTATTGGGGGAGTAGGTTCTATAGCAGATAGACTTAGTATCAGGAGGGCTTGAATTTGATTCTTTCCTCAGGCACTCACTGGATGGCTGACTCTAAGCAACTCCTTTAGCTTCTCTGGGCCCCAATTTctccctctataaaatgagggggttcaCTCAATGGCCTCTAAAATGTATTCCAGCTTTGATCAATGATACTATGATTCTCTGCTGAGATAGTTAAGCCATATTCCTACTGTTCTCCTTTCTCCAGGTTGCCAAAATGGtttaaatgaaaagataagaGATGTCGTGCCCTTCAAGTCAATAAAGGTGGATTACTCCAAGAGGTTTCTCTATATAACAGGTGATGTTCTCAAATCCATCACCTCCAATGCAAGCAAGCTGATGAAGTCAAATGAAGTAACCAGTTCAGAAAATGTGACATTTAGAAGGTGGGGAATAATTGTTCAATAATTCAAAACCAACAAGCATTGAGGGACCACCTCTACTACATTCCAGGTTCTGTTCTAAGGGatggatatataaatacaaagtagatgAATGCTTTTGCTCACTCTATCGGGAAATGATATGCACAAACATATCACACAGGGGTGTATGTATACCCACATTgtataaaaagcaaatataaaatagatattttgcaATTGGATGCTAGATGGGCAGAATTTCCTCCTGGAATGAGGAAAGGCTTTGTATAGAAAGTTcattaaattaattgttaaggGAGCTAATTGTCATAATAAGCCAAGGTATTtgcttattatatatttatattttactctaTTGTTTCTGTAAGGGACTGCTCAGACCACTTTGATATGTAATTAGGATATTTTATAATGGTACATTATACCTTCATTAAAATAAGATGTGCCCTTTAACATCATTCAAGAAGTTGAGAGGAGGAAGTtgtgaagaagggagaagaggtagaagaggaagaaatgaaggagaaaaagataatgaagtaatagtagcagtagcagcagcagcagcaatagtaatagtagtagtagtagtagtagtagtagtagtagtagtagtagtagtagtagtagtagtagtataggtGATGAGAAGAGCATTCCAGAGATGGAAGACTACAATTGCAAATTCTATTGCACAGAATTAGAAAACTGAGtaatgtgaaagagaaagaataaaaagtccGTACTGTATCATGCATGAAGAATAATGTGTAATTAAACTAGAAGAGTTTAAAGCTAAGTTGAAAATGatattaaatgagaaataaaggGACTTTTATTTGTTTCTAGACATAATGAGAGCCCCTGTGTTTTCTTGATTTGGGAAGTCGTTAGGTCAAGTCTGTATTTTACAAACATCACTTTTGATTACATGGAGAGTGGAGCATAGTGAGTGGAGCATAGTGAGAAGACAATTgaggcagggaaacaaaattggaATCTCCTGCAGTAGTTTTAGGTGAGAAGTAAGCAGAATTTGTGCAAGGGCCATGTGTGTAGGAAGAAGACGACAGATGCAAGAAGCCAAAGGTTTGCTTTCCTGATTTAATTCCTAGAATCGATAAGGGAGAACTTCCAGGAAATAACCATCCCTGATTTACTAGAGACGCATATTAAATATCAGTTTCAGCAATGTTGGGTTCTTGAATGCTATGTCAAGAAATAGAAAGTCATGGAAGAGCTCCCAAATTAAGTATGGGTTTAAGAAACAGACTAAAAATCTCTCTTTGGAAAACCCATGTAGCTAAGTTTGAAGAAACTAATGCCCAATGGATTCACCATGGGGAGGGAGCCGGGGAAGGAGACTGTGAACAGTAACTCATGACTGTTTTGTCATATGGTATGACTTATACCATATTGTAGTCCTCTTTAGTTCTCAATAAGTTAAAAGTGTTTTCAAAATATTGAAGGTCAGTATGAATATAGAAATTTGTCCATTTTATTCAATCATTACTGAGCCATGTGTAATGAATGCACCGGGCTAGATGCTATAGGAGATAAAAATGAGATTACCTTCCCTCTAATAAAACAGTCTTGTATTTGTGCTGAGATATGTACTCAAGGAAAAATCCTAcaagttaaaaaacaaattagtaaGAAAGTGAGGTAAATATTAGTTCCAAATATGGGGACAAAACGATGATTTCTTAAGGAGTGTCCCTTGAAAATGGGTTTTGAAGGATCAGGAGGCTATCAACAGATGAAGACAGGAGTGAGGGGGAGGTTAGAAATTTAGGGAGATTGCTAACTTGCTAAATATGGGAAGGTGCAGGAAGTCTTTGGAAAACAAGAGATCAagtaatgttttcttttgcagtacAAATAACAACTTCAAGCCTGCCTTGTTGGATGTTTCCCATGCTGAACTTGTGAGTAACAACTGGAAatttgggaaaaatgagaaaagcctGAGATTTGTCAAACGCTGCCTCCAAAAGTTCCCTGGATACTGTCTGCTGGGTCCAGAAGGGAATCCCATAACTTGGACTATAATGGAACACACTAATGAACTGAGGATGGTTTATACCCTCCCTGAATATCGAGGCAAAAGAATTGCAAAGATGATGGGGATTAGTTATATACAACATCTGAAAGAGAATGATATGCCATTTTATTGTAGTGTGGAGAAGATGAATGAGCAATCCCACAAATTAATGAAATCTCTTGGTTTTCATGCAATGGATTGTGGTTGGCATGAATGGAAATGTGTGCCAGATGAACTTCTTTAACTACTACTTTTCCAATCCAATTAAcctaattcttaaattctcttctcaatttttggGGTGGCCATGGGAGACATCATCCATCAGTGTCAACTAACAATTATTTGGAAGTCAACAATTTGTTCCCTCTCAATAGATATCAACACATGAAAATTTCTGGAAAGATACTATTCTTGTAATCAGAaaggtttgaattcaagtcttacttacgtgtgatcctaggcaagctCTTTCAACTTTCCAGGAAGCtatatattataaaaagggctgccacaaactttttgcacatttgggtccctttcccttctttaaaatctctttggcatataagcccagtagaaacactgctggatcaaagggtatgcatagtttgataactttttgagcataattccagattgctctccagaatggctggatgcattcacaactccaccaacaatgtatcagtgtccctgttttcccacatcccctccaacattcatcttatctttccctgtcattctagccaatctgacaggtgtgtagtggtatctcagagttgttttaatttgcatttatctgattaataatgacttggagcatcttttcatatgactagaaatagtttcaatttcttcatctgagaattgtctgttcatatcctttgaccacttatcaattggagaatggcttgatttcttataaattagagtcagttctctatatattttggaaatgaggcctttatcagaacctttggctataaaaatgttttcccagtttattgtttcccttctaatcttatctgcattagtttgttttgtacaaaaaattttcaatttgatataatcaaagttttctattttgtgatcaataattatctccagttcttctttggacataaatgcattcctcttccacaggtctgagaggtaaactatcctctgttcgtctaattcatttataatctcattccttatacctaggtcatgaacccattttgacctgattttggtgtacggtgttaagtgtggatcaatgcctagtttctgccatattaatttccaattttcccagcaatttttgtcaaacattgagttcttataagctggggtccttgggtttgggttttatttttaaaatacatgaaaagatagtttcaaTATTCgcctttacaaaatcttgtgttccaaactttttacCTTTCCCCTGTCGCtctcccctggacagcaagtgATCTAACATATGCTAatcatgtacagttcttctatatatagatatagatatataggtatatatagatatagatatatagatatttctacccacaagaaaaatgaaatcaacaagaaaaaatgaaatgagaaagaaaataaaatcaagacttcaacagcaaaaaaaaagcaaacatatcTATTTTGTGATAGTCTTCATATcatctttctgggtgcagatggctctccccatcacTTCTATTGGCACTGGTCTAAAACACCTTACTGTATAAAAGAGTcttatctatcagaattgatcatcatataatcttgttgttgtcatgtacaatgatctcctgattctattcacttcacttagcatcagtccatgtaaatctctccagccgtctctaaaattatcctgctgatcatttcttaaagaacagtaatattccataacatttatatatcataacttattcggccattttccaactgacgggcatccatccactcggtttccacgttcttgccactacaaaaagggctgctacaaacatatttgcacatggggatcctttttcctgttttatgatctctttgtcaAAACTCTTAAACCTCTTCCATATCAACCCTGGAATATGAAAAACGGGGATCTGTGCATATAACAGTAAACACGTCCCTTCTGATCAAAGAGTTTGACACTTGGGATTTGTAAAATTACTTTTAGACTTTTATTGCCTCTAGTCAATGTTATTTATACATTGTTCCATTAGCGACAGTGAGATTATACAggtttatctttctgagttcaaatctgtcctcagctACTTAGTCCCTTTCTGACTGAGCAAGTggtttaaccctgtttgcttcaagttttgcatctgtaaaatgagcaagagaaggaaaggtCAAACGGGTCCATTTTCTTTAGGGTCACAAAGTGTTTGACACTACCAAAATGCctgaacaacaaaatattgtCTAACAGGTCAAGGAATTCAGCAAGTTTATTGATATTTTGACAGCATgaacatttccatttcaaatgCCAAAGTAGCTTGATAAGGGGATTTCTTCTGATTCTGACTTACTCAGGTAAACCCATCAGGATGCAGATTCTGCTCAAAATTTCTTAAAGGAATCAGATTAGAGTTTTTTCTGTGGTCAAGATGCCTACCTACAAGACCTCCCACAAAACTGGCAGGGCCATATTATCCTTTCTTTAGCTTATGGCATGCAACTCTAGGGTTTCAGTCAAGCATCAAAAGAGATTCAAAACCCAGTACAAATACTGGCTTTCCTTGTCACCTCCATGAGACTATATAGTGTCACCATACAGATAATAAGATAAAACAATGTAGAACACAGGATAACAATTTTGCAATCTGATTGTTTGATCACTTAAATGGCAGGACTTTCCTTGAATCCGCAACAGAATGGTAGAACTTGGAATTTTTTCAGAAAAGGCAAAGGTGACCTGCTAAAAATTTGCTCAAGGCAGATGCTGCTAGAGAGAGCCAGGCTACATCTTAATCTAGGTTGTCTACATTAATATAACTGAATAAACTAGATATGAGTTCTTAGGCCATATATTACATGCAACCATGTCATAGTCAACTGCTGAAATGCATTCATTAGGCTGGAAAACATTAGATTTTTGCATTAGGAATACAGGATTCTGGCAGAGATAGGAATCTTAGGGAACATCCTGTCCATCCCTTTATTTACAGAAGAAATGGATCCAAAGAGTACAATGTCTCAGGCAAAGCACCtaaattcaaaagtgaaaaagCCAGGATACAAATCTCTTAGTCTTTTAACTATAACAGAGGAGCTTTCATCAATATaagatactttttcaacattaaaaaatgTTCCCCTTTGTTTTAAACAATAATAgtagaaaataatttccattcTGAACCACAAAATGACCCTTTATGAAAGCATTCTAGCGAATCCTTCTAGTTAAGTGCAAGAAGGAAGTTTGTCTTTCCTTATGCAAACTTGCGGTTTTCTCTTCACATAAATTATGAACTATATACTCAGAGCTGCTCTGAATTTTATCTTAATTGCCAGCATATTCAGAactacattcaattcccaatgacAGTAATGGACTCTTCTCAAATCCTAAGTAACAAATATTTCTCTGGCTTTAATTGATTATATTCTGTTTATTTACATGTATACTCTTTTATTTAAGTTTGTGATTCATCTTTGTCGAGTTGCTTTATAATATCTCACTCTGttttttataaaacttattttatgcagtttttcataattatcatttcatttaatgCTATGCATGAGATACAGCAAAGCCTTCATTCTAAACTCTGCTAATATATTGTAGTGTCTGTCTAAGAGATATTCATGAGatgtagaaattttaaaaaataagttttgtttGAATTTCAAAAACAAATCAATCACCTTTTAATCACCGATCATTTGTCTTTTTACTTAtggacaaataaaatatattaatgctTGGCATttggagggttttgtttttttattttttcacctaATATTCATTCATCGCATTATAACAAGGACCATGATATCTAGTCActcaaaacagatttttttgaTTGGGACCAATATTTCAATTTTCCAATAGTTTCTCACTCTCTACTGGTGAGTTGGTTCAAGATTTCTTTCCTCAATAGCTCAGTAAGATCACCCTTGCAGAATTTGAGCATTGGAAGGGTTCTCAAACACAATCTAGTTCAATGGATAGTGAAACAATAATCCTTCCTAAACCAGATGCAGCAACTAATCATCCATACTTAGCTTGACAAATCTAATGCGAAATATATGACTTCCCAAAACAACCTATCTTTCCTTTGCACAGCTCAGTTTTGAGGAAGACTTTCTTTATATCAAGCCTATGTCTGCTAGTCTGAAACTTGAGTCAGTcattcctggttctgccttcTATCCTACTATGGGACATCCTTCCCATTATTTGAAGAATGCCATCTTGGATCCTTTTAGTTCAATTCTATCAACCCATGCGGGAGTTTACACCACATCTTTATGTTCACTTTCTGTTGTATCATTGCCAGCTCCTTAATATACTTCCTAAAATATGTTGCCCAGACCTCAATGCTCCAAAAAGTTTGGCCAGAGTAGAGGATGGTGGCTTCTAATTGTCTGGTTCAGAATATCACTCCTTTCTTTGTCTGCTATATCAGTTTTGACTCTTACTGAgatgaaaattttcttaaaacCCACTGGTCTTATTCACAAGAAGTTCTGCCTTGATCATAGTTGCCAAACCCACTGCTAGCAAGTCTCATGCTGCCTCAATATATTCAATTGT
Encoded here:
- the LOC141545470 gene encoding glycine N-acyltransferase-like protein 2, producing MIRLHESKKLQILHQSLSEYIPEAMKVYGSIFNIIRGNPFNLEVLVDSWPDYQTVITRPQKKEMMDDKDHYINTYHIFSKDFQKLPAILECNSVINWKQSLTIQGCQNGLNEKIRDVVPFKSIKVDYSKRFLYITGDVLKSITSNASKLMKSNEVTSSENVTFRSTNNNFKPALLDVSHAELVSNNWKFGKNEKSLRFVKRCLQKFPGYCLLGPEGNPITWTIMEHTNELRMVYTLPEYRGKRIAKMMGISYIQHLKENDMPFYCSVEKMNEQSHKLMKSLGFHAMDCGWHEWKCVPDELL